In the genome of Bacillota bacterium, the window ATGGAGCTGGCCGTGAAGACGGCGCGCGCCCGCTTCGACGAGACCGTGGAGGTCGCCTTGAAGCTGGGCGTCGATCCGCGGCACGCGGACCAGCAGGTGCGGGGTACCGTCGTCCTGCCGGAAGGCACCGGGAAGTCCGTCCGGGTTGCGGTCTTCGCCAAGGGCGAAAAGGCCCGCGAGGCCGAACAGGCCGGGGCCGACATCGTGGGTGCCGAGGAACTGGTGGCGGAGGTGCAGGCCGGCAAGATCGAGTTCGACGTGGCCATCGCCACGCCCGACATGATGGGGATGGTGGGCCGCCTGGGCCGCATCCTGGGGCCCCGTGGCCTGATGCCCAACCCCAAGGCCGGCACCGTGACGAACGAGGTCGCCAGGGCCATCAAGGAGTTCAAGGCTGGCAAGGTGGAATTCCGGACGTCCAAGGAGGCCAGCGTGCACGTTCCCATCGGCAAGGTCTCTTTTGGCCCTGAGCGGCTGCTCAACAACTTCCGGGCTCTCATGGACGCCATTGTTCGGGCCCGGCCCGCTGCGGCCAGGGGGCAGTACCTGCGGCGCGTGGCGGTCTCGACCACGATGGGGCCGGGCATCAAGGTGAGCCCCCAGAGCGTGGTGGAGTGGCTGGCCGGCGAGCGATAAGACAAGGAGAATAGCCGGGGCGGTGTTGTAGCGCCGCCTTTCGATCCCGAAGACCGCGGGTGGCGCCCGGAGGGCTTGCGTGCCCCCGGCGCCTGAAAGCTGGTCGCCCGCGCAGGGACGGCAGGAAAGCGGCAGGTACAGGCCGGGAGCTCCGAAGATGGGGCGACCGGGCCGGGCGGTGTGTGCAGTGACCTTCCGCATGCCTTCCCTGCGCCGTGCGGCAAGGGGTAACGGAAGGTTGCTGCACACTCCTCTTTTTTCAGGCGAAGGAGGTGAGTCGAAGAGGTGGCGGGCACGGAACTGAGGGCCGGACATGCGCGCAAAGCCGGGATCGTCGGCGAGATCGCCCGGCACCTGGGGCGAAGCCAGGCCTTCTTCCTGACCGACTTCCGGGGACTGGACGTGGCCACCATGACGCGGCTGCGCCGCCGGGTGCGGGACAGCCAGGCGGAGTACATGGTGGCGAAAAACACCCTGATCAAAAGGGCCCTCAGCCAGGCGGGAAAGGACGGAGGGCTCGACGGCCTGCTCGAGGGGCCGACGGCCCTGTGCTTCGCCTATGGCGACCCGGTCGCTGTAGCCAGGACGCTCGCCGAACTGGCACGGGAGACGCGCCTTTTGGGGATCAAGGGCGGCTGGCTGGAGGGCCGGGTGTTGTCCGGACCGGACGTGGAGGCGCTGGCGCAGCTTCCGCCGCGCGAGGTCCTGCTTGGGCGCGTGCTTGGTGGGTTGCAGGCGCCCATGGTTGGGCTCGTCACGGTGCTGTCCGGGACGGTCCGGAACCTCGTCGTGGTTTTGGAACAGATCCGCAAGCACAAAGAGGCTGCCCAGGGCGCGTGAGGCGCAACCAAGGGCGGCGTCAAGCGGCTGGCAGGAGAAAGGAACGGGGTTGGTAGCATATGCCTTTGAGCAAGGAAGAGCTGATTGAGGCCATCGGCAACATGACCGTGCTCGAGCTGGCCGAGCTGGTCAAGGCGCTGGAAGAGAAGTTCGGGGTCAGCGCTCAGGCGGCCGTGGCCGTGGTGCCCGGAGCGGCAGCGCCGGGGGCAGCGCCGGCGGCGCCCGCCGCGGAGGAGGAGAAGACCGAGTTCGACGTCATCCTGACGGGCGCGGGTGACAAGAAGATCCAGGTCATCAAGGTGGTTCGTGAGATCACGGGCCTGGGCCTGAAGGAGGCCAAGGACCTGGTCGATGGCGCTCCCAAACCCGTGGTTGAGGGGGTCAACAAGGAGCGCGCCGAGGAAGTCAAGGCCAAGCTGGTGGAGGCCGGGGCTACCGTCGAGCTCAAGTAGGGACGGGAAGTTTTCGCAAGCGTACGGGCGCGGGCTCTCCAG includes:
- the rplA gene encoding 50S ribosomal protein L1, whose product is MTTGRRAVEVPRHTKKYLQVAQLVERTREYAPAEAMELAVKTARARFDETVEVALKLGVDPRHADQQVRGTVVLPEGTGKSVRVAVFAKGEKAREAEQAGADIVGAEELVAEVQAGKIEFDVAIATPDMMGMVGRLGRILGPRGLMPNPKAGTVTNEVARAIKEFKAGKVEFRTSKEASVHVPIGKVSFGPERLLNNFRALMDAIVRARPAAARGQYLRRVAVSTTMGPGIKVSPQSVVEWLAGER
- the rplJ gene encoding 50S ribosomal protein L10 encodes the protein MAGTELRAGHARKAGIVGEIARHLGRSQAFFLTDFRGLDVATMTRLRRRVRDSQAEYMVAKNTLIKRALSQAGKDGGLDGLLEGPTALCFAYGDPVAVARTLAELARETRLLGIKGGWLEGRVLSGPDVEALAQLPPREVLLGRVLGGLQAPMVGLVTVLSGTVRNLVVVLEQIRKHKEAAQGA
- the rplL gene encoding 50S ribosomal protein L7/L12; translation: MSKEELIEAIGNMTVLELAELVKALEEKFGVSAQAAVAVVPGAAAPGAAPAAPAAEEEKTEFDVILTGAGDKKIQVIKVVREITGLGLKEAKDLVDGAPKPVVEGVNKERAEEVKAKLVEAGATVELK